One part of the Microbacterium aurugineum genome encodes these proteins:
- a CDS encoding inositol monophosphatase family protein, which yields MTLAGELGELATEIAREAGDLARRRRQEGVRLAATKSTLADIVTEADREVEALIRDRLRAARAEDGFLGEESGAEVGTSGITWVVDPIDGTVNYAYGIPAYNVSIAAVRGEPDPESWEALAAAVNAPALGEMFTAALGHGAWSDGARLSVTAETPAGALLGTGFGYDPATHEGDLATVARVMPMARDVRRMGAAALDLAYVAAGRLDGYFERGLRPWDHAAGGLLVSEAGGVVSRTDVESPRPMLVAAGRAVHDRLLAILGTEK from the coding sequence GTGACCCTCGCCGGAGAGCTCGGCGAACTCGCGACGGAGATCGCGCGCGAAGCGGGAGACCTCGCGCGCAGACGCCGACAAGAGGGTGTGCGTCTGGCGGCGACCAAGTCGACGCTCGCGGACATCGTCACGGAAGCGGACCGCGAGGTCGAGGCGCTCATCCGCGATCGCCTGCGCGCTGCCCGCGCGGAGGACGGCTTTCTCGGTGAGGAGTCCGGGGCCGAGGTCGGAACGAGCGGGATCACCTGGGTCGTCGACCCGATCGACGGCACCGTCAATTATGCGTACGGCATCCCGGCCTACAACGTCAGCATCGCCGCCGTCCGAGGCGAGCCCGACCCCGAATCCTGGGAAGCTCTCGCCGCCGCGGTCAACGCGCCCGCGCTCGGTGAGATGTTCACCGCAGCCCTCGGTCACGGTGCGTGGTCAGACGGCGCCCGGCTCTCGGTCACGGCGGAGACGCCCGCCGGAGCGCTCCTCGGTACCGGCTTCGGCTACGACCCTGCAACCCATGAAGGCGACCTCGCCACGGTGGCGCGGGTGATGCCGATGGCACGTGATGTCCGTCGCATGGGAGCGGCCGCTCTCGACCTCGCGTATGTCGCTGCGGGGCGGCTCGACGGCTACTTCGAGCGCGGATTGCGTCCGTGGGACCATGCCGCCGGTGGGCTCCTGGTGTCGGAGGCCGGTGGAGTCGTGTCACGCACCGACGTCGAATCCCCGCGGCCCATGCTCGTCGCGGCAGGACGCGCCGTGCACGACCGACTGCTCGCGATCCTGGGAACGGAAAAGTGA
- a CDS encoding enoyl-CoA hydratase/isomerase family protein produces MSDAILFAVEEGMARLSLNRPARLNAFNADLAHAWKDATAEATSRADVKAILIDASGPAFCAGGDVIDMATTMGASGAEITALAEVINTGIRSLTESTVPVVAAAHGTTAGGGLGILLSSDYAVVGSRSKLGSLYANIGLTPDLSVSAQLARAVGQRRALQLVLQDRLLSASEALDWGLVAEVVEGEDSVAEAALVRARGEEIARFWLAGAADAYGHAKRLVRSQPERSFAEQLSEEARSIGAALETPDAQARVSAFAASAAKRAG; encoded by the coding sequence ATGAGTGATGCCATCCTGTTCGCCGTCGAAGAGGGGATGGCCCGGCTCTCGCTGAACCGCCCTGCCCGCCTCAACGCGTTCAACGCCGACCTCGCACATGCGTGGAAGGACGCGACCGCCGAGGCGACATCGCGCGCCGACGTGAAGGCGATCCTGATCGATGCGTCCGGCCCCGCCTTCTGCGCGGGGGGCGATGTGATCGACATGGCCACGACCATGGGAGCTTCCGGCGCGGAGATCACCGCGCTCGCCGAGGTCATCAACACCGGTATCCGTTCCCTCACGGAATCGACGGTTCCCGTGGTCGCCGCCGCGCACGGCACGACGGCGGGCGGGGGCCTCGGCATCCTGCTCTCGAGCGACTATGCGGTCGTCGGCTCGCGGTCGAAGCTCGGGAGCCTGTACGCGAACATCGGCCTGACGCCCGACCTCTCGGTGTCGGCCCAGCTCGCGCGCGCCGTCGGCCAGAGGCGCGCACTGCAGCTGGTGTTGCAGGATCGTCTGCTGTCGGCCTCGGAGGCGCTCGACTGGGGACTCGTGGCCGAGGTCGTCGAGGGGGAGGATTCCGTGGCCGAGGCCGCCCTGGTGCGAGCGCGTGGCGAGGAGATCGCCCGCTTCTGGCTGGCGGGAGCCGCCGACGCGTACGGGCACGCGAAGCGATTGGTCCGTTCCCAGCCCGAACGCTCCTTCGCCGAGCAGTTGAGCGAGGAGGCCCGATCGATCGGCGCCGCGCTGGAGACTCCGGACGCGCAGGCGCGGGTGTCGGCATTCGCCGCCTCGGCAGCCAAGAGGGCCGGCTGA
- a CDS encoding FBP domain-containing protein, which produces MRPLTEADVRASFVNADAEELRIMEMPHDFLLVDWDYLDFFAWSDPNASRRGYVLIPLEETVVGIVLRATEPGRGRSGMCDICHTMQPGNQISLFSARRSGQAGRRGDSVGAYMCADLSCHENVRLAHPLAPNEVRAPGQADLRLDGTHRRMERFVSQVWERS; this is translated from the coding sequence ATGCGACCGCTCACCGAAGCCGACGTCCGGGCATCGTTCGTCAACGCGGATGCGGAGGAGCTGCGGATCATGGAGATGCCGCATGACTTCCTGCTCGTCGATTGGGACTACCTCGACTTCTTCGCCTGGTCGGATCCGAATGCGAGCCGCCGCGGCTACGTCTTGATCCCGCTGGAGGAGACGGTCGTCGGGATCGTGCTCCGGGCCACCGAGCCCGGGCGCGGACGATCGGGGATGTGCGACATCTGCCACACGATGCAGCCCGGCAACCAGATCTCCCTGTTCTCCGCACGCCGCTCGGGCCAGGCCGGGCGGCGCGGCGATTCGGTCGGCGCCTACATGTGCGCCGACCTCTCCTGCCACGAGAACGTACGTCTCGCGCACCCGTTGGCACCGAACGAGGTCAGGGCACCGGGGCAGGCCGACCTGCGCCTGGACGGGACACACCGCCGGATGGAGCGCTTCGTCTCGCAGGTCTGGGAGCGCAGCTGA
- a CDS encoding glycoside hydrolase family protein: protein MFDLPDSWVWDFWFADDGEQYHLFFLYASRALHDPEQRHYRASIGHATSLDLVEWTRGPDALVRGDAPAFDDLATWTGSTVRHPDGTWFLFYTGASLSGGGKNIQSIGYATSSDLVEWHKAPHPVLNAQAPWYETVDSGAWHDEAFRDPWVFPDPEGDGWHMYVTARAPHGPVEGRGVIGHAWSADLREWELREPLSVPSDDGFGQLEVVQVEVVDGRPVLLFSCLAEHSMPSRRPAAGGTWAVAADSVLGPFDISRAEPLTGDDLYVGRLLRRRDDGRWLLFAFRNRGDDGHFVGGITDPMPVEWVEGRLAVREALAGRRS from the coding sequence GTGTTCGACCTTCCCGACTCGTGGGTATGGGACTTCTGGTTCGCCGACGACGGCGAGCAGTACCACCTCTTCTTCCTCTACGCCTCGCGCGCGCTGCACGACCCGGAACAGCGCCACTACCGCGCCTCGATCGGTCACGCGACCTCGCTCGACCTCGTCGAGTGGACACGGGGACCGGATGCGCTCGTGCGCGGTGACGCTCCTGCGTTCGACGACCTCGCCACCTGGACGGGCTCGACGGTGCGGCACCCGGACGGGACGTGGTTCCTCTTCTACACCGGTGCGAGCCTGAGCGGCGGAGGCAAGAACATCCAGTCGATCGGGTATGCCACCTCGTCAGACCTCGTCGAGTGGCACAAGGCACCGCATCCGGTGCTGAACGCGCAGGCCCCCTGGTATGAGACGGTCGACAGTGGCGCGTGGCACGACGAGGCCTTCCGCGACCCGTGGGTCTTCCCCGACCCCGAGGGCGACGGGTGGCACATGTACGTCACGGCTCGTGCACCTCATGGACCCGTCGAGGGCAGGGGAGTGATCGGCCACGCGTGGTCGGCCGATCTTCGCGAGTGGGAGTTGCGTGAGCCGTTGAGCGTGCCCTCCGACGACGGGTTCGGGCAGTTGGAGGTCGTTCAGGTCGAGGTCGTCGACGGTCGCCCCGTTCTCCTGTTCTCCTGCCTGGCGGAGCACTCGATGCCGTCGCGGAGGCCGGCTGCGGGCGGCACATGGGCGGTGGCCGCGGACAGTGTGCTCGGACCCTTCGACATCTCTCGCGCCGAACCCTTGACCGGTGACGACCTCTACGTGGGCAGGCTCCTGCGCCGCCGCGACGATGGGCGATGGTTGCTGTTCGCCTTCCGCAACCGTGGTGATGACGGGCACTTCGTCGGGGGGATCACCGACCCGATGCCTGTCGAATGGGTCGAGGGGCGTCTTGCCGTGCGTGAAGCCCTGGCTGGCAGGCGTTCGTAG
- a CDS encoding carbohydrate ABC transporter permease, with the protein MTATVDNHTETGRPASRSARAPRTAAAGRRWGTAATYIAMSVLAVIFLFPLVFMFVSSLKPDAQILQDLDSPLAFLPVGDISLDNYFGVFDRVPVAQFMFNSVLVTVLTVGLGLIVNSMAGFALSRLAWRGRLVVLAVIIATLIVPFETIAVPMVYWVAQLPTLVFEGGVLKYDFGWLNTYEVQIVPFIANAFSIFLFTQYFSTIPKSLDEAARIDGASWFRIYRRIIVPLSGPAFATVAILTFLPAWNQYLWPLMVVQRENLRPVMVGMQYFFQLNTAWGEVMAYTSMITIPVLIVFLIFQRAFVSSIAASGVKG; encoded by the coding sequence ATGACCGCCACCGTAGACAACCACACCGAGACGGGGCGGCCGGCGTCGCGCTCCGCCCGCGCCCCGCGCACGGCTGCTGCGGGCCGCCGATGGGGCACGGCGGCGACCTATATCGCCATGTCGGTGCTCGCTGTGATCTTCCTGTTCCCGCTCGTGTTCATGTTCGTGTCGAGCCTCAAGCCCGACGCGCAGATTCTGCAGGACCTCGACTCTCCGCTCGCCTTCCTCCCCGTCGGTGACATCAGCCTCGACAACTACTTCGGGGTCTTCGACCGGGTGCCGGTCGCGCAGTTCATGTTCAACTCGGTGCTCGTGACGGTGCTGACCGTCGGGCTCGGGCTCATCGTCAACTCGATGGCCGGTTTCGCCCTTTCGCGGCTCGCATGGCGCGGCCGGCTCGTCGTGCTCGCCGTCATCATCGCGACCCTCATCGTGCCGTTCGAGACCATCGCGGTGCCGATGGTCTACTGGGTCGCCCAGCTGCCCACCCTCGTCTTCGAAGGCGGCGTGCTCAAGTACGACTTCGGCTGGTTGAACACCTACGAGGTGCAGATCGTGCCGTTCATCGCGAACGCGTTCTCCATCTTCCTGTTCACGCAGTACTTCTCCACGATCCCGAAGTCGCTCGACGAGGCTGCCCGGATCGACGGGGCGAGCTGGTTCAGGATCTACCGCCGCATCATCGTGCCGCTGTCGGGCCCGGCGTTCGCGACGGTCGCGATCCTGACCTTCCTGCCTGCATGGAACCAGTACCTGTGGCCGCTCATGGTCGTGCAGCGAGAGAACCTCCGGCCCGTCATGGTCGGCATGCAGTACTTCTTCCAACTCAACACCGCCTGGGGTGAGGTCATGGCGTACACGTCGATGATCACGATCCCCGTGCTCATCGTCTTCCTGATCTTCCAGCGCGCCTTCGTCAGCTCGATCGCCGCGAGCGGAGTGAAAGGGTGA
- a CDS encoding carbohydrate ABC transporter permease → MTVTPPTAGAETPRRSLRSFRSSRGRETWAGLGMVAPAALLLTLFLIVPVVLAFTLSFTNARLISPNPPRFVGVDNFIRAFTADPLFVQSIGNTAIFALIVVPVQAGLGLALAVLVNRKLRGTTFFRVVFFIPVVTSIVVVSILWKFLYQDDGLINSMIDAVTFGLWSGNDWLNDPSTALGAIIVMSIWQAVGFHMIIWLSGLQTIPEELYEAARMDGASPWRQFTNVTWPGLRPTMVFVLVTITIAALGLFVQIDVMTQGGPQGATSTVVYHAVRKGFGQQEIGYAAAISLIFFVAVLIIALIQRRITREKD, encoded by the coding sequence ATGACCGTCACACCTCCGACGGCGGGGGCCGAGACTCCTCGGCGCTCCCTCCGCTCCTTCCGCTCCAGCCGTGGACGCGAGACGTGGGCAGGTCTGGGCATGGTCGCACCGGCCGCCCTCCTGCTCACACTGTTCCTCATCGTCCCGGTGGTCCTCGCGTTCACTCTCTCCTTCACGAATGCGAGGCTCATCTCGCCGAACCCGCCTCGCTTCGTCGGGGTAGACAACTTCATTCGCGCCTTCACCGCTGACCCGCTCTTCGTGCAGTCGATCGGCAACACGGCGATCTTCGCGCTCATCGTCGTGCCCGTGCAGGCCGGCCTCGGCCTCGCGCTCGCGGTGCTCGTGAATCGAAAGCTCCGCGGCACGACGTTCTTCCGCGTCGTGTTCTTCATCCCCGTCGTGACCTCGATCGTCGTCGTCTCCATCCTGTGGAAGTTCCTCTATCAGGATGACGGGCTCATCAACTCGATGATCGACGCCGTGACGTTCGGGTTGTGGAGCGGGAACGATTGGCTCAACGACCCCTCGACGGCGCTCGGCGCGATCATCGTCATGTCGATCTGGCAGGCCGTCGGGTTCCACATGATCATCTGGCTGTCGGGGCTGCAGACGATCCCCGAAGAGCTCTACGAGGCGGCGCGCATGGATGGCGCCAGCCCGTGGCGCCAGTTCACCAACGTCACGTGGCCGGGGCTGCGCCCGACGATGGTGTTCGTGCTCGTCACCATCACGATCGCCGCCCTCGGGTTGTTCGTCCAGATCGACGTCATGACCCAGGGCGGTCCGCAGGGCGCCACCTCGACGGTCGTCTACCACGCGGTGCGCAAGGGCTTCGGTCAGCAGGAGATCGGCTACGCGGCCGCGATCTCGCTCATCTTCTTCGTGGCCGTGCTCATCATCGCGCTCATCCAGCGTCGCATCACCCGGGAGAAGGACTGA
- a CDS encoding sugar ABC transporter substrate-binding protein encodes MTRRTSPIFVAAGLVTALALTGCGQAGQGNTTGEDGRTQLTMWTHSAGNAAELAVYEKIITDFNASQDEYEVVHESFPQGAYNDAIVAAAASGDLPCLLDLDGPIMPNWAWAEYLQPLEISTEITDKLLPTAVGVWDGEIYSAGYWDAALSIFARKSVLDANGIRIPSTDQPWTASEFDAALSTLQDAGYDTPIDIGAEDTGEWWPYAYSPLLQSFGGDLIDRDTMLTADGALNGDAAVEWGTWFQNLFAEGYASNAGTIGNQEFVDDEVALSYTGVWNALASVEAIGDDLLILPPPDFGNGPKIGGGSWQWAISSGCNDADGARQYLEFSFNDEYITEFADNQIVIPATEAAAQASEYFGDDGVLRPFVELSQKYAVLRPETPAYAVISTTFETAAKNIMSGADVTATLDQAVADIDANIASNDGYGFQ; translated from the coding sequence ATGACGCGCAGAACGTCGCCGATCTTCGTGGCGGCCGGGTTGGTGACAGCCCTCGCCCTCACAGGATGTGGACAAGCAGGTCAAGGCAACACGACCGGAGAAGACGGTCGAACGCAGCTCACGATGTGGACGCACTCGGCGGGGAACGCCGCGGAGCTCGCCGTCTACGAGAAGATCATCACCGATTTCAACGCCTCACAGGACGAGTACGAAGTCGTGCACGAGTCCTTCCCGCAAGGTGCCTACAACGACGCGATCGTCGCTGCGGCGGCCTCGGGGGACCTTCCCTGCCTGCTTGACCTCGATGGGCCGATCATGCCCAACTGGGCGTGGGCGGAGTACCTCCAGCCGTTGGAGATCTCGACCGAGATCACCGACAAGCTCCTCCCGACGGCGGTGGGCGTGTGGGACGGCGAGATTTACTCGGCCGGCTACTGGGATGCGGCGCTGTCGATCTTCGCGCGCAAGTCGGTGCTCGATGCCAACGGCATCCGCATCCCCTCGACGGACCAGCCGTGGACGGCCTCCGAGTTCGATGCCGCGCTGTCGACGCTGCAGGACGCCGGCTACGACACCCCCATCGACATCGGTGCGGAAGACACCGGCGAGTGGTGGCCGTACGCATACTCCCCGCTGCTGCAGAGCTTCGGCGGCGATCTGATCGACCGCGACACGATGCTCACCGCGGACGGCGCGCTGAACGGCGACGCCGCCGTGGAGTGGGGCACCTGGTTCCAGAACCTCTTCGCCGAGGGCTACGCGAGCAACGCGGGCACGATCGGCAACCAGGAGTTCGTCGACGATGAGGTGGCGCTCAGCTACACCGGCGTGTGGAACGCGCTGGCATCCGTCGAAGCGATCGGCGATGATCTCCTGATCCTGCCGCCGCCCGACTTCGGCAACGGCCCGAAGATCGGTGGCGGGTCGTGGCAGTGGGCGATCTCTTCGGGCTGCAACGACGCCGATGGCGCCCGGCAGTACCTCGAGTTCAGCTTCAACGACGAGTACATCACCGAGTTCGCCGACAACCAGATCGTCATCCCGGCGACGGAAGCCGCTGCGCAGGCGTCGGAGTACTTCGGCGATGACGGTGTGCTGCGCCCGTTCGTGGAGCTGTCGCAGAAGTACGCCGTGCTGCGGCCGGAGACTCCCGCCTACGCCGTGATCTCGACCACGTTCGAGACGGCGGCGAAGAACATCATGAGCGGCGCCGACGTCACGGCGACCCTCGACCAGGCCGTCGCGGACATCGATGCCAACATCGCGTCCAACGACGGGTACGGATTCCAGTAG
- a CDS encoding LacI family DNA-binding transcriptional regulator — MGRARISDVAAAAGVSVTTVSLVLNDAESRISEQTRIRVRAAAEAVGYAPSAVARGLRTQRTRIVGLLSDQIATTPFAGRMLAGAQDAAREHDHLLLFIDTGGDADIEADALRALAAQQVDGMIYACMWHRAVDVPAGLPRGSVLLDCYPEGGGFRSVVPDDRVGGAAAVRELLAAGHRRIAYLDTDDPEPIASRLRHEGYLEALAEAGIEADPALHVTGETSAQGGRAATERLLDLPEDQRPTGIFCFNDRMAIGVYAAAHHRGLEIPRDLSVVGYDDQQLVAAEMDPPLTTIALPHYEMGRWAMEVALGVRAEGDEDASHRMDCPVIRRDSVGPPPAHVAKQNRRRASHTTEGPRSAAPDQVPDVGVRHQE, encoded by the coding sequence ATGGGCAGAGCGCGGATCTCTGATGTCGCCGCTGCAGCAGGCGTGTCGGTCACGACCGTGTCACTCGTGCTGAACGATGCCGAGTCGCGCATCTCCGAGCAGACCCGCATCCGTGTCCGTGCGGCTGCGGAGGCCGTCGGCTACGCCCCCAGCGCCGTTGCCCGGGGGCTCCGCACGCAACGCACCCGCATCGTGGGACTCCTGTCCGACCAGATCGCGACGACCCCGTTCGCAGGCCGCATGCTCGCCGGCGCACAGGACGCCGCGCGCGAGCACGATCACCTCCTGCTCTTCATCGACACCGGCGGCGACGCAGACATCGAAGCGGATGCCCTCCGCGCCTTGGCGGCACAGCAGGTCGACGGGATGATCTACGCCTGCATGTGGCACCGCGCGGTCGACGTACCCGCCGGGCTCCCTCGGGGCTCGGTGCTGCTCGACTGCTACCCCGAGGGTGGCGGCTTCCGCAGCGTCGTGCCCGATGACCGCGTGGGCGGTGCCGCTGCGGTGCGAGAGCTGCTCGCCGCCGGACACCGCCGCATCGCGTACCTCGACACCGACGACCCCGAGCCCATCGCCTCGCGACTGCGTCACGAGGGCTACCTCGAAGCGCTGGCCGAGGCAGGCATCGAGGCCGATCCCGCGCTCCATGTGACGGGGGAGACGTCTGCGCAGGGCGGGCGTGCGGCAACCGAGCGGTTGCTCGATCTGCCCGAGGACCAGCGTCCGACCGGCATCTTCTGCTTCAACGACCGGATGGCGATCGGCGTCTACGCCGCGGCACACCATCGCGGCCTCGAAATCCCGCGCGACCTCTCGGTCGTCGGCTACGACGATCAGCAGTTGGTCGCCGCAGAAATGGATCCACCTCTCACCACCATCGCTTTGCCCCACTACGAGATGGGTCGCTGGGCGATGGAGGTCGCGCTCGGCGTCCGCGCGGAGGGGGATGAGGACGCCTCGCACCGAATGGACTGTCCCGTCATCCGACGGGATTCCGTGGGCCCGCCGCCGGCGCATGTCGCCAAACAGAACCGACGACGGGCTTCACACACAACCGAAGGGCCGCGCTCGGCGGCTCCCGATCAGGTGCCCGACGTGGGCGTCAGGCACCAAGAATAG
- a CDS encoding bile acid:sodium symporter family protein, protein MGSALTTIGLPVALGIIMLGLGLSLTLADFARVLKQPKAVIIALLCQLVLLPAICFGLVLAFQLPPILAVGMMMLAASPGGTTANLYSNLFRGDIALNISLTAVNSVIAVITLPIITNFAIAYFQPFDDRLGLQWSKALEVFAIVLLPVALGMIVRRFWPKFAAGMDKPVRIASVVILVVVIAGAVASNWTLLVSNFTQLALITVLFCLISLTVGFFVPRMLRVGKRQAIATSFEIGIHNATLAIVIAQSVLGSVELSLPAAVYGVLMFFIAFGFGFLIRDRHAIPAPVAPSP, encoded by the coding sequence ATGGGATCAGCGTTGACCACCATCGGACTGCCCGTCGCCCTCGGCATCATCATGCTGGGGCTCGGGCTCAGCCTCACCCTCGCCGACTTCGCGCGGGTGCTGAAGCAGCCGAAGGCGGTGATCATCGCCCTGCTGTGTCAGCTCGTGCTGTTGCCGGCCATCTGCTTCGGCCTCGTCCTCGCGTTCCAGCTGCCACCGATCCTCGCTGTCGGCATGATGATGCTGGCGGCGTCGCCGGGCGGGACCACGGCGAACCTCTACAGTAATCTGTTCCGCGGTGACATCGCCCTGAACATCTCGCTGACCGCCGTGAACTCCGTGATCGCCGTGATCACCCTCCCGATCATCACGAACTTCGCGATCGCGTACTTCCAGCCGTTCGACGACCGACTGGGGCTGCAGTGGTCGAAGGCGCTCGAAGTGTTCGCGATCGTGCTCTTGCCCGTGGCTCTCGGCATGATCGTGCGACGCTTCTGGCCGAAGTTCGCCGCCGGCATGGATAAGCCGGTGCGCATCGCCTCCGTCGTGATCCTGGTCGTCGTGATCGCGGGCGCCGTGGCATCGAACTGGACCCTCCTCGTCTCGAACTTCACCCAGCTCGCCCTGATCACCGTGCTGTTCTGCCTGATCAGCCTCACGGTCGGCTTCTTCGTCCCGCGGATGCTCCGCGTCGGGAAGCGCCAGGCGATCGCGACGTCGTTCGAGATCGGCATCCACAACGCCACGCTGGCGATCGTGATCGCTCAGTCGGTGCTCGGATCGGTGGAGCTGAGCCTCCCCGCCGCGGTGTACGGAGTGCTGATGTTCTTCATCGCGTTCGGCTTCGGGTTCCTGATCCGAGACCGTCACGCGATCCCCGCCCCGGTGGCGCCTTCGCCCTGA
- a CDS encoding PfkB family carbohydrate kinase, producing MSNDTTSAVSVVVVGDALIDEIRDDAGVRELVGGAALNVAVGLRRLGVPTTLIAMVGDDEAGGHIREYLSDHGVRLIASEAPLGSSRAIVQRAANGEPQYVFNEAAQKRSVRYSDEARQAIADAGLVAISCFPFDVPTEVDALVDALGDARVAVDPNPRTGMLSDREEFVRGFERLAASAAIVKVGADDAAILYDGDLDALRARLRGLGAAAVLATAGADGATIDADAGIVSAPIAQLPGAVIDTVGAGDATLAAVSDGLVAASPSDVGEWGSLLRRAMDVAAATCRAEGGLLRTPESLADAGRGVNGS from the coding sequence GTGAGCAACGACACTACTTCTGCCGTTTCCGTGGTCGTGGTCGGCGACGCTTTGATCGACGAGATCCGGGACGACGCCGGGGTACGAGAGCTCGTCGGCGGTGCGGCACTCAATGTCGCTGTCGGTCTCCGACGTCTCGGCGTGCCGACGACGCTGATCGCGATGGTGGGCGACGACGAGGCCGGTGGGCACATCCGTGAGTACTTGTCCGACCACGGGGTGCGTCTGATCGCGAGTGAGGCTCCGCTCGGCTCGTCCCGGGCGATCGTGCAACGGGCGGCGAACGGCGAGCCGCAGTACGTCTTCAATGAGGCCGCGCAGAAGCGCAGTGTCCGCTACTCCGACGAGGCACGTCAGGCGATTGCCGACGCCGGTCTCGTCGCGATCAGCTGTTTCCCTTTCGATGTGCCGACCGAGGTCGATGCGCTCGTCGACGCCCTGGGTGACGCACGCGTGGCGGTCGATCCCAACCCGCGAACGGGCATGCTCAGCGACCGGGAGGAGTTCGTCCGCGGGTTCGAGCGCCTCGCTGCTTCGGCGGCCATCGTCAAGGTCGGAGCAGATGACGCGGCGATCCTCTACGACGGTGACCTCGACGCGTTGCGCGCGCGTTTGCGGGGGCTCGGCGCTGCGGCTGTCCTTGCGACCGCGGGTGCCGACGGCGCGACGATCGATGCGGATGCCGGAATCGTCTCCGCGCCGATCGCGCAGCTTCCCGGTGCCGTGATCGACACCGTCGGTGCGGGAGACGCGACTCTCGCCGCGGTGTCGGACGGCCTGGTCGCGGCGTCTCCGTCAGACGTGGGGGAGTGGGGTTCGTTGCTGCGGCGAGCCATGGATGTCGCTGCCGCGACCTGTCGCGCCGAGGGTGGTCTGCTGCGGACGCCCGAGTCGCTCGCGGATGCCGGACGCGGTGTGAACGGTAGCTGA